The following coding sequences lie in one Apium graveolens cultivar Ventura chromosome 3, ASM990537v1, whole genome shotgun sequence genomic window:
- the LOC141711123 gene encoding thioredoxin H2-like: MGANQSAVYASNGSNEVIMPKKAGRVLSFHSSAKWRSHFQVSKETTKLMVIHFTAAWCGPCRTMDPVLRDFAATYADVEFIKIDVDELEDVAREYAVQALPAFILIKKGKAVDKVVGAEKIALQKKIEKYMN; this comes from the exons atgGGAGCTAATCAGTCTGCTGTGTATGCATCAAATGGTTCCAATGAAGTGATCATGCCGAAAAAGGCTGGCCGTGTTTTATCATTCCATTCCTCTGCTAAATGGAGAAGCCATTTTCAGGTTTCTAAAGAAACAACTAAACTG ATGGTTATTCATTTCACGGCTGCATGGTGTGGACCTTGTCGGACAATGGACCCTGTTCTTCGTGACTTTGCTGCTACCTATGCAGATGTAGAGTTCATCAAGATCGACGTAGATGAGCTGGAA GATGTGGCTCGGGAGTATGCAGTGCAGGCATTGCCAGCATTTATTCTGATAAAGAAAGGAAAAGCAGTTGACAAGGTTGTTGGAGCAGAAAAGATAGCACTCCagaagaagattgagaaatacATGAACTAA